A section of the Dehalobacter sp. DCM genome encodes:
- the rnc gene encoding ribonuclease III: MDFEDFERDLIYKALTHPSFTFENPNSGMENNQRLEFLGDAVLDFIVGEYLFLTYPERPEGELTKMRAAVVNETTLARKARSINLGQVLFLGKGEQSSGGRDRPSIIADALEAVIGAVYLQYGFEKVRKFILDMLIPEIMELNEGNYGDFKTMLQEKAQKREFEVHYKILEETGPDHDKLFTAGVYLRGELQGKGTGKTKKEAEQQAARFALKTWGE, from the coding sequence ATGGACTTTGAAGATTTTGAACGCGACCTGATTTATAAGGCACTGACACACCCCTCATTTACGTTCGAAAACCCGAACAGCGGGATGGAGAATAATCAACGTTTGGAGTTTTTAGGTGATGCAGTTCTGGATTTTATTGTCGGAGAATACCTTTTTCTAACCTATCCCGAGAGGCCTGAAGGTGAGCTGACCAAGATGCGGGCAGCTGTTGTCAATGAAACGACACTTGCTCGAAAAGCGCGAAGTATAAACCTTGGTCAGGTACTATTCCTGGGTAAAGGGGAACAATCTTCCGGCGGCAGAGACAGGCCTTCGATTATTGCGGATGCTCTGGAAGCTGTTATTGGGGCAGTATATTTGCAGTATGGCTTTGAAAAAGTTCGTAAATTCATCCTTGATATGTTAATTCCGGAAATAATGGAACTGAATGAGGGAAATTACGGAGATTTCAAAACCATGCTTCAAGAAAAAGCTCAAAAAAGAGAATTTGAAGTTCACTATAAGATATTGGAGGAGACGGGACCGGACCACGACAAGTTATTCACGGCAGGGGTTTACCTTCGTGGTGAATTGCAGGGAAAAGGTACGGGTAAGACAAAGAAGGAAGCCGAGCAGCAGGCGGCCCGTTTTGCGTTAAAGACTTGGGGGGAATAG
- the acpP gene encoding acyl carrier protein produces MDVFEKVKAIVVDQLGADEEEITTATTFQQLNADSLDIVELVMALEEEFNLDIADEEVENIQSVGDIVKYVKENM; encoded by the coding sequence ATGGATGTATTTGAAAAGGTAAAGGCAATCGTTGTGGACCAGTTAGGAGCCGATGAGGAGGAAATCACGACGGCAACAACTTTCCAACAACTGAATGCTGATTCATTGGATATTGTTGAACTCGTAATGGCTCTGGAAGAAGAATTTAACCTTGATATTGCGGATGAAGAGGTAGAAAACATTCAATCCGTCGGCGATATTGTAAAGTATGTGAAAGAAAATATGTAG
- the plsX gene encoding phosphate acyltransferase PlsX, producing MKIAVDAMGGDYAPLEIVRGALKAAQAWPEIKIILVGRKDDIIDHIPEKKISENIGFYECSEVIEMNEHPAAAIKKKKDASIVVATRLVKEGEADALVSAGSTGAQMAAALLGLGRIKGIQRPAICTVLPTLQGGKLLLDVGANPDAKPENLLQYAMMGSIYAENVLGINNPKVALLNIGSEEGKGNELVQAAYALLKTASLNFIGNIEGRDVPNGNADVIVCDAFVGNIVLKSFEGLSSALFQLIKEKITATTSRKIGAMLVKPGLKEIAKQMDYAEYGGAPLLGVNGTSIICHGSSKEKAIYNAIRVAKECVNEKIIQRIGAGLDESTLQS from the coding sequence ATGAAGATAGCTGTTGATGCTATGGGCGGGGATTATGCGCCTTTAGAGATCGTCAGAGGGGCATTGAAAGCCGCTCAGGCTTGGCCGGAAATCAAGATCATTCTGGTTGGCCGTAAAGATGACATCATCGACCATATACCTGAAAAAAAAATTTCTGAAAATATCGGATTCTATGAGTGTTCTGAAGTCATTGAGATGAACGAGCATCCCGCTGCCGCCATCAAAAAGAAGAAAGATGCCTCCATTGTCGTGGCGACGCGATTGGTTAAAGAGGGCGAGGCTGATGCACTGGTCTCTGCAGGAAGTACAGGAGCGCAAATGGCAGCCGCTTTACTTGGACTTGGCAGGATCAAAGGGATCCAGCGACCGGCAATCTGCACCGTCTTGCCGACACTCCAGGGTGGAAAGCTTTTGCTTGATGTAGGAGCCAACCCGGATGCGAAACCGGAAAATCTCCTGCAATACGCCATGATGGGCAGTATCTACGCCGAGAATGTATTAGGTATTAATAACCCCAAGGTTGCGCTCCTCAATATTGGCAGTGAGGAAGGAAAAGGAAATGAATTGGTACAGGCTGCTTACGCGCTGCTCAAAACCGCTTCTCTGAATTTTATCGGTAATATTGAAGGCCGTGACGTTCCCAATGGTAATGCCGATGTCATTGTCTGTGATGCTTTTGTCGGCAATATCGTTTTAAAATCATTCGAAGGTTTGTCCTCAGCTCTATTTCAACTGATTAAAGAAAAGATTACAGCCACCACATCCCGGAAGATTGGGGCGATGCTCGTTAAACCCGGACTGAAGGAAATCGCCAAACAGATGGACTATGCTGAATACGGCGGAGCACCGCTGCTGGGTGTCAATGGAACCAGTATCATTTGTCATGGCAGTTCCAAAGAAAAGGCAATTTATAATGCGATTCGTGTAGCCAAAGAATGCGTCAATGAAAAAATAATCCAAAGAATTGGGGCAGGTTTGGACGAAAGCACCTTGCAATCTTGA
- the rpmF gene encoding 50S ribosomal protein L32 yields the protein MGVHQNKQSKSRVRRRRAMDKLTAPNLVECPQCHKQKLQHHICANCGYYNGKEVVSMGE from the coding sequence ATGGGTGTTCATCAAAATAAACAATCCAAATCAAGAGTTCGCAGACGCAGAGCAATGGATAAACTGACTGCTCCTAACCTTGTGGAATGCCCCCAGTGCCATAAACAGAAGCTTCAGCATCATATATGTGCTAATTGCGGCTATTATAATGGCAAAGAAGTAGTATCGATGGGTGAATAA
- a CDS encoding YceD family protein produces MIINVYHLRHTEGASKTFRFIEEFSPLQLGTDEYTFTQPAEVTLDIENLGKSLLVKGTIRLVIAVNCSRCLKPFTYSSEITFEDEWFPAEFASEAMDESAFIFEKDEFAIDDRIIEQIVLQLPMKFLCSEDCKGLCLKCGADLNTRTCSCISEDIDPRFEILSKWNKGV; encoded by the coding sequence GTGATTATTAACGTATATCATCTAAGGCATACAGAAGGTGCTTCAAAAACCTTTAGGTTTATCGAAGAATTTTCACCGCTGCAGCTCGGAACGGATGAGTACACATTTACTCAACCGGCTGAAGTAACTCTTGATATTGAGAATTTGGGCAAGTCGCTTTTGGTTAAGGGAACAATTCGCTTGGTAATCGCCGTGAATTGTTCACGATGCTTGAAACCATTTACATATTCATCAGAGATTACCTTTGAGGATGAATGGTTCCCTGCGGAATTTGCTTCTGAAGCGATGGATGAGAGTGCTTTCATTTTCGAGAAAGATGAGTTTGCCATCGATGACAGGATCATCGAACAAATTGTTTTACAACTTCCGATGAAGTTCCTTTGTTCGGAAGACTGTAAAGGTTTATGTCTTAAGTGTGGAGCAGACCTGAACACGCGCACTTGTTCGTGTATCAGTGAGGATATCGATCCTCGCTTCGAAATATTATCCAAGTGGAATAAGGGGGTGTAA
- a CDS encoding acetate/propionate family kinase → MKILVLNCGSSSLKYQLMDMMSQDALAKGLVERIGLPGAMLTHRPKNGEKEVIVADLPDHTSAIKLVLQAVADPEYGVVESLNEIDAVGHRVLHGGEKVSGSVLVTHEVKQAIEECFELGPLHNPANLAGIIACEQMMPGTPQVAVFDTAFHQTMPPEAYIYGIPYEYYQQYKIRRYGFHGTSHKYVSQRAAVILGKKPDKLKLISCHLGNGSSITAVKYGKSVETSMGFTPLEGLMMGTRSGDIDPTIVSFIMKKDKISGDAVNALLNKKSGVLGLSGVSSDFRDLEKAADEGNYRAQLALDVFVHDVKKYIGAYAAILDGVDGIIFTAGLGENSPMIRSSICNTLSYLGVSIDEEKNEASRGAEVDISKWGARCKVLVIPTNEELMIALDTKEIIEKM, encoded by the coding sequence GTGAAGATTCTTGTTTTGAACTGCGGCAGCTCGTCACTTAAGTATCAGTTGATGGATATGATGTCGCAGGATGCTTTGGCAAAAGGTTTGGTTGAAAGGATCGGGTTGCCTGGTGCGATGCTGACACATCGTCCCAAGAACGGAGAAAAAGAAGTGATTGTTGCTGATTTACCTGATCATACATCAGCAATTAAATTAGTACTGCAGGCTGTGGCAGATCCGGAGTATGGTGTTGTTGAGTCGCTCAATGAAATAGACGCTGTTGGACATCGCGTCCTTCATGGCGGAGAAAAAGTATCCGGTTCGGTACTGGTGACCCATGAGGTCAAGCAGGCTATTGAGGAGTGTTTTGAACTGGGGCCGCTGCATAATCCTGCCAATCTTGCCGGGATTATTGCCTGTGAACAAATGATGCCGGGAACACCCCAAGTTGCTGTGTTTGACACGGCTTTTCACCAGACAATGCCACCGGAAGCCTATATCTATGGGATCCCATATGAGTATTATCAACAATATAAGATACGTCGCTATGGTTTCCACGGAACCTCTCATAAATATGTCAGTCAAAGGGCAGCTGTTATATTAGGCAAAAAACCCGACAAGTTAAAACTGATCAGCTGTCACCTTGGAAATGGATCATCTATTACCGCAGTAAAATATGGAAAATCAGTGGAAACGTCCATGGGTTTTACTCCATTGGAAGGCCTGATGATGGGAACGCGTTCGGGTGATATTGACCCTACAATAGTATCGTTTATCATGAAAAAGGATAAAATATCCGGTGATGCAGTGAATGCTCTTTTGAATAAGAAAAGCGGCGTTCTGGGCCTTTCCGGTGTCAGCAGTGACTTCAGGGATTTAGAAAAAGCCGCTGATGAAGGGAACTATCGGGCTCAGCTGGCATTGGATGTATTTGTTCATGACGTAAAGAAATACATCGGTGCTTATGCAGCAATCCTCGATGGTGTTGATGGAATCATCTTTACGGCAGGTCTGGGCGAAAATTCCCCGATGATTCGTTCTTCAATCTGTAATACGCTGAGTTATCTGGGCGTTAGTATTGATGAAGAGAAAAACGAAGCCAGCCGCGGGGCAGAAGTGGATATTTCCAAGTGGGGTGCCCGTTGCAAGGTGCTTGTTATTCCAACCAATGAAGAGTTAATGATAGCTTTGGATACCAAGGAAATCATTGAGAAGATGTAA
- a CDS encoding nucleoside recognition domain-containing protein — MTLLKVLPFIVLAISMFIFPQEVVASASTGLSLWANYILPALFPFFILADLLMKQGLVDFLGALMEPLMRPIFRLPGKAAFIIAMIHTSGIPIGAILTSKLRKSGEISRLEGERLLAFTSNPSPGFMLGAVASGMLGNAAVGIVIAASVYLANLGVGLIFRFYGTDSEPAPSGAKYTWRHSYQKLKKYQYNKKPFGELLADAVRESTATILLVGGYIIFFSVITHLLVVLGISSRLANLIHMVSAGQISLLGGDAIIQGFMETTLGCKAAVLGFQSMSTQVGVICFMLGWGGLSVFAQVLSFTTSTDLRFRPFIIGRIIHAVFALFLSQVFLKFMPIQTANLSGFLSVKTPWLFSLKWCCILLLCFVLVFVILRFLSELYLRRYQ; from the coding sequence TTGACATTACTCAAAGTCCTTCCCTTTATTGTTCTGGCCATCAGCATGTTTATATTCCCGCAGGAAGTCGTAGCGTCTGCTTCCACCGGACTTTCTCTTTGGGCCAATTACATCCTGCCTGCCCTGTTCCCATTTTTTATATTAGCTGATTTGCTCATGAAACAAGGACTGGTCGATTTTCTTGGGGCGTTAATGGAGCCTTTAATGCGCCCTATCTTTCGTTTGCCGGGAAAAGCAGCCTTCATTATTGCAATGATCCATACGAGCGGTATCCCCATCGGTGCTATCTTGACCAGTAAATTAAGGAAAAGCGGAGAGATATCTCGCCTTGAGGGGGAACGGCTTCTTGCGTTTACAAGCAATCCAAGCCCCGGCTTCATGCTCGGAGCCGTGGCTTCAGGGATGCTGGGCAATGCAGCCGTAGGAATTGTTATTGCCGCATCGGTCTATTTGGCTAATCTAGGCGTTGGCTTAATCTTTCGATTTTATGGCACGGATTCGGAGCCTGCTCCGTCTGGCGCTAAGTACACCTGGCGGCATTCTTACCAAAAACTAAAAAAATACCAATATAACAAAAAACCCTTTGGCGAGCTGTTAGCCGATGCAGTTCGGGAAAGTACGGCAACGATCCTGCTCGTTGGGGGTTATATCATATTCTTTTCTGTGATCACCCATCTCCTGGTTGTTTTGGGAATCAGCTCCCGCCTAGCCAATCTCATTCATATGGTGTCAGCCGGTCAGATATCCCTGCTGGGAGGAGACGCCATCATCCAAGGATTCATGGAAACAACCCTGGGCTGCAAGGCAGCAGTATTAGGCTTTCAATCCATGTCAACACAAGTTGGTGTGATTTGCTTTATGTTAGGTTGGGGCGGATTATCTGTCTTTGCGCAGGTACTAAGCTTTACTACATCGACCGATCTCCGTTTTCGCCCTTTTATTATTGGCAGAATTATCCACGCGGTATTCGCACTATTCTTAAGCCAGGTATTCTTAAAATTCATGCCCATTCAGACAGCAAATCTGTCTGGTTTTCTCAGCGTAAAGACACCTTGGCTTTTCTCTCTCAAATGGTGCTGTATCTTATTACTTTGCTTCGTTTTAGTTTTTGTTATATTACGTTTTCTGTCTGAATTATATCTCAGGAGATACCAATAA
- a CDS encoding ATPase: MENHLIELIEQLEEVLDHGTKVPLTGKIMVDSETILELLDGIRSVLPEEIRQANNLLAERDRYIEEARSEASRILDRAQKQADQLIQEDEIVTQSRAYGEEIVLKSQQYSREVKLGALKFADEMLLDIESKIGDAFKSIKASREELNSMTRWDDRVQSLDNE; the protein is encoded by the coding sequence TTGGAAAATCACTTGATTGAACTTATTGAACAATTGGAAGAAGTGCTGGATCACGGAACGAAGGTGCCTTTGACAGGGAAAATCATGGTTGACAGCGAGACCATATTGGAATTGCTGGATGGGATTCGTTCGGTACTGCCCGAGGAAATTAGACAGGCCAATAACCTTTTGGCCGAACGGGATCGTTACATAGAAGAAGCACGCAGTGAGGCGAGCCGCATCCTCGACCGTGCTCAAAAACAAGCTGATCAACTTATCCAGGAAGATGAGATCGTTACGCAGTCACGTGCCTACGGGGAAGAGATTGTATTAAAGTCACAGCAATATTCCCGCGAAGTAAAACTTGGCGCTTTAAAGTTTGCGGATGAGATGCTTCTGGATATTGAATCAAAAATCGGAGATGCCTTTAAATCAATTAAGGCCAGCAGAGAAGAATTGAATTCGATGACCCGCTGGGATGACAGGGTCCAATCCCTTGATAACGAATAA
- the rsmD gene encoding 16S rRNA (guanine(966)-N(2))-methyltransferase RsmD: MRIIAGDWKGRNLKTVKGMLTRPTSDKVKGAIFNILRDKVSEARVLDLFAGTGNLAWEALSRGAAYADLVDKGSDAVKTIKENSKMLGANLKVNIWQSDAKDYIKRVTGKRYDLIFADPPYRQGLAEDILTSLCQMDLLEPNGVIVIETSAQESITDDIYPLEIRLTKEYGDTKVWFIQKRENDEEGNLFGKSLD, translated from the coding sequence GTGCGAATTATTGCGGGGGATTGGAAAGGACGGAATTTAAAAACAGTCAAGGGCATGCTTACCCGTCCAACATCGGATAAAGTCAAAGGAGCCATTTTTAATATTCTTAGAGACAAGGTGTCTGAGGCGAGAGTACTGGATCTTTTTGCCGGAACCGGAAATTTGGCTTGGGAGGCTTTGTCACGCGGGGCAGCATATGCGGATCTCGTCGACAAAGGATCGGATGCGGTTAAAACCATTAAAGAGAATTCTAAGATGCTGGGCGCAAACCTTAAAGTGAACATCTGGCAAAGTGATGCCAAGGACTACATCAAACGCGTTACGGGAAAAAGATATGATTTGATATTTGCTGACCCGCCATACCGGCAGGGGTTGGCAGAAGACATACTGACGAGCCTTTGTCAAATGGATCTTTTAGAACCGAATGGTGTGATTGTCATTGAAACGTCAGCGCAAGAATCTATCACCGATGATATTTATCCTCTGGAAATAAGATTGACCAAGGAATATGGCGACACCAAGGTATGGTTTATTCAAAAAAGAGAAAACGATGAGGAGGGAAATCTCTTTGGAAAATCACTTGATTGA
- the gpr gene encoding GPR endopeptidase — MTELLHKSRFLKQMNISLDLAVEAHDLLRGESGQEISGVIMNKEEFEDATVTAIQITNARGEKELGRPKGNYITIDAPAVKDNDFEQHKRITHILANHLSSLYNIKEDASFLIVGLGNWQATPDALGPKVVEKVMVTRHLFYYTPEETKGKMRQVAAISPGVLGLTGIETAEVIRGLVEHVKPDYVIAIDALAAGALERIGTTIQLADTGINPGSGIGNHRKGLNEETLGCKVIAIGVPTVVNAAIIAHKTVEELFEQMELEPALADIYCEENEPVLINVMKKALSPFQENLMVTPKDVDTLIERSARIIAGAINQSIHPGITAQNFETYLQ, encoded by the coding sequence ATGACTGAGTTACTGCATAAATCACGTTTTCTTAAACAAATGAACATCTCTCTGGATCTCGCTGTTGAAGCACACGATCTTTTAAGGGGAGAGAGCGGTCAGGAGATATCCGGCGTCATCATGAACAAAGAAGAATTTGAAGATGCAACTGTCACGGCTATCCAGATCACAAATGCCCGTGGTGAAAAAGAGCTGGGGAGGCCTAAGGGTAATTACATTACGATCGATGCCCCGGCTGTGAAAGATAATGACTTTGAACAGCATAAACGAATTACCCATATTCTAGCAAACCATTTATCCAGTCTTTATAACATCAAGGAAGATGCCAGCTTTCTCATCGTCGGTTTAGGGAACTGGCAAGCAACACCCGATGCCTTAGGTCCGAAGGTAGTTGAAAAAGTCATGGTGACACGTCATCTTTTCTATTATACACCAGAGGAAACAAAAGGGAAAATGCGCCAGGTAGCCGCTATTTCGCCTGGTGTATTAGGGCTGACCGGAATTGAGACCGCGGAAGTCATCCGTGGCCTCGTTGAACACGTTAAGCCGGATTATGTCATTGCCATCGATGCTTTAGCTGCCGGGGCGCTGGAAAGAATCGGTACAACTATTCAATTAGCGGATACCGGTATTAACCCCGGTTCCGGTATTGGCAATCACCGTAAAGGTCTGAACGAGGAAACATTAGGATGCAAAGTGATCGCCATCGGGGTACCCACTGTGGTAAACGCAGCAATCATTGCGCACAAAACGGTTGAAGAGTTATTTGAACAAATGGAATTGGAACCTGCTTTGGCTGATATTTATTGTGAAGAAAACGAGCCTGTCTTAATCAATGTCATGAAAAAAGCGCTTTCACCTTTTCAGGAAAATCTGATGGTCACACCGAAAGACGTTGATACCCTAATCGAACGCAGTGCGCGCATCATTGCCGGCGCTATCAACCAAAGTATTCATCCCGGTATCACTGCTCAAAACTTTGAAACCTATTTACAGTAA
- a CDS encoding MFS transporter: MSQNDSVHTMKARLWTKPYIMILIANLAVYFSFHMLLPTLPLYISQLKVTPDIIGLVMGSFTITALAARPFIGRILDTKDRKKVYLAGLLIAFAAIYGYSIFPLVLFVLICRLIHGLGWGITTTAIGTILSDLVPQVRLAEGLGYAGVVNVVSMAISPMVGLYVAGHWGFQNLFYISAFLSMLGIVLGTLIPYPMRIAPQGQRLINPQKNVSGFMATAFEKRAYLPAIIAIFTSMAYGSLMTCLTLYAAELNINNIGIFFSVYAVTSIMTRPFIGRLSDQKGYSIAIIPGIIFFSLSLLLLFLAQNIYFFIAAAVLYGLGNCALQPTLQAMAVKKVPQERRGAANSTYYSGIDIGIAIGMVLSGFLAKAAGYSIMYLLFIIPMFLSLIIYILAVKTILANRSQNR, translated from the coding sequence ATGTCACAAAACGATTCAGTTCATACAATGAAAGCGCGCCTTTGGACTAAACCCTATATCATGATCCTTATCGCCAATTTAGCGGTCTATTTCAGCTTTCATATGCTCCTCCCCACACTGCCTCTTTATATCAGTCAACTCAAAGTCACTCCGGATATCATCGGTCTGGTCATGGGCTCATTTACGATCACTGCATTGGCTGCACGTCCGTTTATCGGACGCATTCTCGATACAAAGGACCGAAAAAAGGTGTATCTCGCAGGACTGCTGATCGCTTTTGCCGCAATTTATGGCTATAGCATATTCCCGCTTGTCCTTTTTGTTCTTATCTGCAGGCTCATCCACGGACTGGGGTGGGGGATAACAACCACAGCGATTGGTACGATCTTATCCGATCTGGTTCCTCAGGTACGACTTGCCGAGGGACTGGGATATGCCGGTGTTGTCAATGTTGTATCTATGGCAATTTCCCCAATGGTCGGCTTATATGTTGCCGGGCATTGGGGTTTTCAGAATCTGTTCTATATATCAGCTTTTTTATCCATGCTTGGTATCGTATTAGGGACCTTGATTCCCTATCCGATGCGTATAGCCCCGCAAGGACAACGTTTGATAAATCCGCAAAAGAATGTATCTGGATTTATGGCAACCGCTTTTGAAAAAAGAGCCTATCTGCCTGCCATTATTGCCATCTTTACCTCTATGGCCTATGGTTCACTTATGACCTGTCTCACGCTCTATGCCGCTGAATTAAATATAAATAATATCGGAATATTTTTCAGCGTATATGCTGTTACCTCGATCATGACACGGCCTTTTATCGGAAGACTATCCGACCAAAAAGGTTACAGTATCGCGATAATACCAGGTATTATTTTCTTTTCCTTAAGCCTCTTGCTTCTATTTCTGGCACAAAATATTTATTTCTTTATTGCGGCAGCCGTTCTTTATGGTCTTGGCAACTGTGCCTTGCAGCCTACATTACAAGCGATGGCCGTAAAAAAAGTCCCTCAGGAAAGGCGGGGTGCTGCCAATAGTACCTATTACAGCGGTATAGACATCGGAATCGCTATCGGCATGGTGTTATCAGGATTTTTGGCCAAGGCAGCAGGTTACAGCATCATGTATCTGCTGTTTATTATCCCGATGTTCCTCTCTCTGATCATATATATTTTAGCTGTGAAAACGATTCTGGCGAACCGGAGTCAAAACAGATAA
- the recG gene encoding ATP-dependent DNA helicase RecG produces the protein MLQSGNLLNSLYKAMRAEEKQGFINTGAIGGFSDYWLDALSWLAQIVSRDKLERMKYLAQEYKAVSPYKRRGIWLELYAILGDVDTVMHSDAQTKVDMHGLLGHPQQPDEKTAIAQQLAQDTAILQKTNPSPDLQYIKGVGPQRAKQFENLGIFTVEDLLRYFPRKYEVRQKRCIIDLQDGEYVTVEGTVTGSHVTNGRIKVVRLNIEQDGRYIHAVWFNQIYIPKQYPEGMVVSVTGKVQWQKRIPEILVSEISKGAGDGKSESIIPIYSETNRLNSKAIREIVKAALPQTDKLFEEFLPADFGLMPRSKAIREMHFPSATDTQRKARERLVIEEILLLQLALAMLRAPGTQKTGCVINQGNHLVNAFIASLPFKLTGAQQRVIKEIFKDMEKNDKTMTRLLQGDVGSGKTAVAMCALLQAVGSGFQGAMMAPTEVLAGQHYQSIKEAFEPLGIRVVYLIGNQTRSEREQILDQIRSGQAQVVVGTQALIQETVQFNSLGLVITDEQHRFGVRQRTLLQDKGGNPHVLVMTATPIPRTLALTLYGDLQLSVLDELPNGRKPVITKKISDRSRGSMEKFLHQQILTGRQVYIVCPLVAETEKSDLVSATQKAEEMKKVFADYRVALLHGRMKGQEKEQIMQSFRQGDIDILVTTTVVEVGVNVPNASVMVVERAERFGLAQLHQLRGRVGRGNEQSYCILVSNTHDSARLNILCETEDGFRIAEEDLKIRGPGELLGLRQHGIPELKLTDLTSDGRLVELAYQLLQNVLKEPVKYDRVHKEANRLYPKEKIGLN, from the coding sequence GTGTTGCAGTCAGGAAATTTGCTGAATAGCCTCTACAAGGCTATGCGGGCAGAAGAAAAGCAAGGATTCATTAATACGGGAGCAATCGGAGGCTTTAGCGATTATTGGCTCGATGCATTGTCATGGCTTGCACAGATTGTCTCCCGGGATAAATTAGAGCGGATGAAATATTTAGCTCAGGAATATAAAGCTGTCAGCCCGTACAAACGCCGGGGGATATGGCTGGAACTGTATGCCATCCTAGGGGATGTCGATACAGTGATGCACAGTGACGCTCAAACTAAGGTGGATATGCATGGTTTGCTCGGTCATCCCCAGCAGCCCGACGAAAAAACAGCCATAGCACAACAGCTTGCCCAAGACACTGCTATTTTGCAGAAAACAAACCCGTCTCCGGACCTTCAGTACATCAAGGGTGTCGGACCGCAGAGGGCCAAACAATTTGAGAACCTGGGGATATTCACGGTTGAAGATCTCTTAAGATATTTTCCGCGTAAATATGAAGTGAGGCAAAAACGCTGTATCATTGATCTTCAGGATGGTGAGTACGTTACTGTCGAAGGTACTGTGACTGGCAGTCACGTCACCAACGGGAGAATCAAGGTCGTAAGACTGAATATAGAACAGGATGGTCGATATATTCATGCCGTTTGGTTTAATCAAATCTATATTCCCAAGCAATATCCTGAAGGGATGGTAGTGTCCGTTACGGGGAAAGTTCAGTGGCAGAAGAGAATACCTGAAATCCTCGTTTCAGAAATTAGCAAGGGTGCAGGTGATGGAAAGTCGGAAAGCATCATACCCATATACTCTGAAACGAACCGTCTCAATTCCAAAGCAATCCGTGAAATAGTCAAAGCAGCTCTTCCCCAAACCGATAAGTTATTTGAAGAATTTCTGCCGGCAGACTTTGGACTTATGCCAAGATCGAAGGCAATCAGAGAGATGCATTTTCCTTCGGCAACCGATACACAAAGAAAAGCCAGAGAACGGCTGGTCATCGAGGAAATCCTGTTGTTACAGCTCGCCTTGGCTATGCTTCGTGCTCCCGGAACCCAAAAAACAGGATGTGTTATCAACCAGGGAAACCATTTAGTGAATGCTTTTATTGCATCCCTCCCTTTTAAACTTACGGGGGCGCAGCAACGCGTCATCAAAGAAATATTTAAAGACATGGAAAAAAACGATAAAACCATGACACGATTACTCCAGGGTGATGTTGGCTCCGGGAAAACGGCGGTGGCGATGTGCGCGTTGCTCCAGGCGGTCGGCTCCGGTTTCCAGGGGGCGATGATGGCCCCGACAGAAGTGCTCGCAGGTCAGCATTATCAGTCCATAAAAGAAGCTTTTGAACCGCTCGGTATCCGTGTCGTATATCTGATTGGAAATCAAACACGATCGGAGAGAGAACAGATTCTTGATCAGATTCGAAGCGGACAGGCACAGGTTGTTGTCGGAACGCAAGCCTTGATCCAGGAAACAGTGCAATTTAATTCTTTGGGATTGGTAATAACGGATGAACAGCATCGTTTTGGCGTCAGACAACGTACTCTCCTCCAGGATAAAGGTGGAAATCCGCATGTTTTGGTCATGACTGCCACACCGATACCCCGCACACTTGCTCTCACGTTATACGGGGATCTTCAGCTGTCTGTATTGGATGAGCTGCCGAATGGCCGAAAGCCTGTCATTACAAAAAAAATCTCAGATCGCAGCCGCGGGAGCATGGAAAAATTTCTGCACCAACAAATCCTTACCGGCAGACAGGTGTACATCGTCTGCCCGCTGGTTGCTGAAACAGAAAAATCAGATTTGGTCTCGGCTACACAAAAGGCAGAAGAAATGAAGAAAGTCTTTGCCGATTATCGCGTCGCGCTCTTGCACGGAAGGATGAAGGGTCAGGAAAAAGAACAGATCATGCAGTCTTTTCGTCAAGGAGATATCGATATTTTAGTGACAACAACAGTGGTCGAAGTCGGTGTTAATGTTCCCAATGCATCGGTCATGGTAGTGGAAAGGGCAGAACGTTTTGGTCTGGCGCAGCTTCATCAGCTAAGGGGGCGTGTTGGCCGCGGTAACGAGCAGTCTTATTGTATTTTGGTCAGCAATACTCATGACAGTGCCCGTCTCAATATCCTTTGTGAAACGGAAGACGGCTTTCGAATTGCCGAAGAAGATCTCAAGATTCGTGGCCCCGGTGAGTTATTAGGCTTGCGTCAGCACGGCATTCCGGAATTAAAACTGACGGATCTGACATCGGATGGCAGGCTTGTTGAACTAGCATATCAGCTTCTCCAAAATGTGTTGAAGGAACCGGTAAAATATGACCGTGTACATAAAGAAGCAAACCGGCTTTACCCAAAAGAAAAGATCGGTCTGAATTAG